The Oceanispirochaeta sp. M1 DNA window CCTCAAGAATATATGAATATTTATTCCTCTCAGAGTTGGAAAAATGAAGTGCACGGAAATGAAGAGTCAGAACCAGATGCTTCTGATTCAAAATTAATTCTTCGCGTCCTGTAATAGATGTCGGCAGAGCTTCAATACCCTGAACTATTTCTCCCACAGAGACATCTCTGTTATTGATACTCAGTTTTACAATCCTGGTTTCCGGAACAGTTTGATTCACAGTGATCAATGAGGGATTAAAATATGTAAGCCCCTGAACTCCTCCCATATAAAGGATAGAGGAACTGCTCTTATACGAAGCACCGCTGTTAAACTCATTACTCTGAAGACCGTCGGCTGCGGTGTAAACCGTAAATGTTTCATCTTCCGGGGTAAACAGAGCAAGACCCTGATTAGTACTGATCCAGAGTCTCTTTTCTTCGTCTTCAAGAATTCCGTATACTGTATTATTAGGCAGTCCATCATCTTCTGTATATTGCTTGAAACTGTCAGTTTCCTGGTTGTATCGGTGCAGGCCGCCGCTAAAAGTACCCACCCACAGAGTACCGTCACTGCTAACACAGAGACTGAGGACATGAGCACCTTTCAGTCCATATCTGGAAAACGATTCGGGAGCATAATGCGCCAACAGGCGTCCATCCAGATCAAGAAGAACCAGCCCTGAATCAACTGATCCAAGATAAACTTTTTCTCCATGAATAAGCATTGTTCTGAAGGATTTTGTAGGGACATAAGGCGGAATTAAAGTCTCAGTAATTCCGCCGGAACCATCCACGATATGGACTCCCCCACCCTGAGTTATAGCCCAGATTCTTCCCCTATCATCTTCAGAAATAGAATAAACGCTGCCGTATGACCCCTCTACAGGAACAAATTTTTCATTTTCAAGATAGAACATCCCTTTATTTTTTGTCCCGATCCACATTCGCCCACGACGGTCTCGATGAAGACCCATAATCCTGCTGTCCCCGGAATAATCGGGATCATCGGGATTATAGGAATAGCGATTTAAAAGGATCTTATCCTCTGAATAATGAAAAAGTCCTCCCCCGAAAGTTCCAATCCAGAGACTCTTATCATCATCCTCCCAGAGAGATACAACAATTGTGTTTTCCAGGCCCTTCTCTTTTCCAAGATAAGAAAACCCGAGTCTATGTGTATCGACTCTTTTTAATCCAGCTCCCAGATAACCTATCCAGAGATTATCTGAACGATCGAGAAACAGAGACATAACTGTTTCTCCGTTTAAAAAGCGACAGGTCTGACTGAAATCCTCACGATAATGAGCCAGTCCTCCAGTATACGATCCTGTCCAGAGCCGGGACTGATTGTCTCTGACCAGGGAATTTACATTTTCAGCATCTTCAATAACCAGCTCTGGAGATTCGCTTAAGCGAATTCTGTAGATACCCTTATCAGTTCCTGCAAGAATCTGCTCCTCCTCCCGGAGCAGAGAGAAAACCTCTCGATCCTTCAGGAGAATATCCATTGTAGTCTTTGTTTCAAGGTCATAAATCAGTAGACCACTGTCGGTGGCCGCATAAATAAGACCATCCAGAAACAACATATCTGATACAGAAATATTCTGAAAAAGGGGAGACAGTTTATCCGAGTCCATCAGATAGAGCCCGCTCCCCGGCAGGAACAACAGGGTTTTCTCCACTGATAGAGGGAAAACCAGCTTCACTTCCAGAGACTTCAAACTCTCATGAAAAAGTTCAACCGTTTCAGAATCCCTTCTGTATCTGTATAATCCGCTGATAGATGCAATAAGAATATTGCCTTCGGGGTCTTCGATTATTTGATGAAT harbors:
- a CDS encoding sensor histidine kinase — encoded protein: MRKFFILSVFLFLSAGCLFSIESIISENVQFHSYTVEDGLLTNTVNTIFQDRDGFLWFGTQDGVNRFDGVDFIEIAPQSEVGRGLIHQIIEDPEGNILIASISGLYRYRRDSETVELFHESLKSLEVKLVFPLSVEKTLLFLPGSGLYLMDSDKLSPLFQNISVSDMLFLDGLIYAATDSGLLIYDLETKTTMDILLKDREVFSLLREEEQILAGTDKGIYRIRLSESPELVIEDAENVNSLVRDNQSRLWTGSYTGGLAHYREDFSQTCRFLNGETVMSLFLDRSDNLWIGYLGAGLKRVDTHRLGFSYLGKEKGLENTIVVSLWEDDDKSLWIGTFGGGLFHYSEDKILLNRYSYNPDDPDYSGDSRIMGLHRDRRGRMWIGTKNKGMFYLENEKFVPVEGSYGSVYSISEDDRGRIWAITQGGGVHIVDGSGGITETLIPPYVPTKSFRTMLIHGEKVYLGSVDSGLVLLDLDGRLLAHYAPESFSRYGLKGAHVLSLCVSSDGTLWVGTFSGGLHRYNQETDSFKQYTEDDGLPNNTVYGILEDEEKRLWISTNQGLALFTPEDETFTVYTAADGLQSNEFNSGASYKSSSSILYMGGVQGLTYFNPSLITVNQTVPETRIVKLSINNRDVSVGEIVQGIEALPTSITGREELILNQKHLVLTLHFRALHFSNSERNKYSYILEGLEPDWIDSGVRNFSTYTSLPPGNYTFKVKSMSAAGLWSEESSLRIIVKPNFHQTIWFRLLLIAVFLAVLLSIIRVRLSKADEKNIQLEEMVAERTLELETALEREKKMRDFLSSSEKMSSIVSLTARLAHNLNTPLGSTTTALSFLKSSLEEGGGDASWVETCNLALDGTNKAAQIVQQLSAASSGRALPTPVLFNLSNILDEYIHSQWISVFDKEGIQCELDLGVTESRLMGSISSLQEIIDCLFSNAVEHAFHSESYSTDIDSGLKKVCLKAAYSEKEALLIYRDNGQGISNDLKGKIFEPFEGSSSTGKSRGMGLFLVYNLIKIHFAGQIVLMNETEGVCLHIKFPLKLKEE